From the Thermus brockianus genome, the window GGCCAGGGCGGCGAGGACATCGTCCGCCTCAAAGCCCGGGACCTCGAGGCGCTCCAGCCCCAAAAGGTCCACAAGCTCCTTCATGAGGGCAAGCTGCCTCGGAAAGTCCTCCGGGGTAGGGGCCCGGCCCGCCTTGTAGGCCCCGTAGGCCTCGTGGCGAAAAGAGGGGGCCTTGGCGTCAAAGACCACGATGACCACGTCCCCGTCCTCCTTCAGGGCCTTGAGGAGGCTTTTGGCGAAGCCGTAGACCCCTTGCACGGGCTCGCCCCGGCTCGTGGTGAGCCCCTTGAGGGCGAAGAAGTTACGGTAGGCCAGGTGGTGGCCGTCCACCAGGAGCACCCGGCCCTTGGGCTCAAAGAGGGGAAGCATCCCTCACATTCTACGGGCCTTCCCCCGGGTGGCCTCCTGGAGGGCCACCTCCAGGGAAGGGAGGGCCTCCTGGGGAAGCCGGAGGCGCAGGAGAACCCCTTCCTGGCCGTGGCTTTCCCCCACCACCTTGTCCCGCACCAAAGGGTAAACCCGGCCAAGCTCGCCGAAGGGGACGAGGAAGGTGGCCTCCGCCCACTCCACCCAAGGCACCTTCTTCCCCCGCCTCAGGGCCTCCGCCGCCACCCCCCATACGCCCGCACGAGCCCCCCGGCCCCGAGCTTGATGCCGCCGAAGTAGCGCACCACCAGGACCACCACCCCATCTAGGCCCTGGGCCTCTATGGCGTGGAGGATGGGCTTTCCCGCCGTTCCCGCGGGCTCCCCGTCGTCGGAGAAGCGGTAAAGGTGGCCGATTTTGTAAGCGAAGCAGTTGTGGGTGGCCGCCTCTTCCCGGTTCCCTTCCAAAAACGCCCGGGCCTCCCCTTCCGAGGCCACGGGCGCCGCCTTGGCGATGAAGCGGCTTTTCTGGATGGTTTCCTCATGGAAGACGGGTCCGGCCAGGGTCAGGCGCACGGCTCCCCCAAGGCCCTTAGGGCCGCCTCCTCCATGCCCCTGGGGTCGGGGAGGAGGCCCGTCCAGATGCGGAAGGCCAAGGCCCCCTGCCAGGCCAGCATGGGAAGCCCCGTCTGCACCCTGAGCCCCCGGGCCTTCGCCTCCTTCAGAAAGCGGGTCCAAAGGGGCCTGTAGACCAGGTCCACCGCCGCCCCCTCCTCGGGGAAGAACTCCTGGGGAAGCGGGGTGGCCTCGGGATCCTCCAGGCCCACCCGGGTGGCGTTCACGAGAAGCCTGGCCCTCCTGGCCCACGAGAGGGGCACGGCCTTAAGGCCGAACTCCGCCGCCAGGGCCTCGGCCCTCCCGGGGGTGCGGTTCCAAACCCAGACCTCGAGGCCCGCCTTCCTCAAGGCCCAGGCCACGGCCCGCCCCGCCCCCCCCGCCCCCAGGACCAGGGCGGGGCCCTCTAGGGGTATCCCCCCCGCCTCCAGGGCGGCCAGGAACCCGGGGGCATCGGTGTTGAAGCCAAGCAGCTTCCCCTCCACGTGGAGCACGGTGTTCACCGCCCCAATCGCCTTGGCCTCCGGGGAAACCCAGTCCACGAGGGCCAGGGCCGCCTCCTTCAGGGGAATGGTGAGGTTCACCCCCCGAAAACCCCGCCGCACCGCAAGAAGCCTCTCCGGCAAGGCTTCCAGAGGGGTATCCCAAGCCTCGTAGCTCCCCTTAAGCCCCAGGCTTTCCAGGGCGTAGCGGTGCATGGCCGGGGATAGGGAGTGGGCCACGGGGTGGCCCAGGACGGCAAAGCGCAACATCCCCTTCAGCATAGCCCACCCTTGTTCCCAGGGACCGTATAGAATGAGGGCGGTGAAAAGGCTTCTGGCCCTTGCCCTCCTCTTCTCCCTGGCATGGGGAAAGACCTACCTCATCCCCATCCAAGGGGAGATTGACCCAGCCTTGGCGGTCTTCGTGGAGGAAGCCCTCTCCCGGGCGGAACGGGAGGGGGCGAGCGGCGTGGCCTTCCTCATAGACACCCCGGGCGGCCGGGTGGACGCCGCCATCCGCATGGCGGACCGCATCCTGCAAACCCCCCTCCCCACCCTGGCCGTGGTGCAAAACGCCTTCTCCGCCGGGGCCCTCATCGCCCTCGCCTGCCGCCAAGTGGCCATGCTCCCGGGCTCGGAGATCGGGGCCGCCCTTCCCGTGGTGGCCCCGCCCCTCGGTCAACCCCAAGCGGCGGACCAGAAGGTCATCTCCGCCCTGAAGGGCAAGTTCCGCGCCGTGGCCGAGGCCCGGGGGCGGCCCGTGGAACTGGCCGAGGCCATGGTGGACCCGGCCGTGGAGGTCCCGGGGCTTTCCGCCAAGGGGGAGCCCCTAACCCTCTCCGCCGACAAGGCGGTGGAGCTCAAAGTGGCGGATTTCAAGGCGGCGAGCCTCCCCGAGGCCCTCCGGCAGGCGGGCTTTAGCCCGGAAACGGAGCGGCTGGAGCCGGGGCCTAGGGTGCGGGTGGCCCGCTTCCTCACCAGTTCCACCGTGGCCGGCCTCCTCCTCGCCCTAGGGCTTCTCCTCCTCCTCATTGAGCTCTTCACCCCAGGGTTTGGCGTCATGGGGGCTTTGGGCCTCGCCTTTTTGGCCCTTTACTTCGCCGGCGGGTGGCTTGCGGGGCTTTCCGGGGCCTTTGAGCTCCTCCTCTTCTTCCTGGGGGTGGCGCTCCTTTTGGCGGAAGCCTTCCTCTTCCCCGGTTTTGGCCTTGCCGGAGCCCTGGGCGTGGGGTCCATCCTGGCCTCCGTCTACTTCACCTTCGGGGAAAACGCCCTTTTGGTCCTGGCCATCGCCGTGATCGCCTTGGGGCTTGGCCTCCTCGTGGTCTTCCGGTACCTGCCAAGGACCCGGCCTGCCCGGGCCTTGGTATTGGAAAGCGCCATCGCCGAACACGCCACGGAGGAGGTGGTGGAGGTGGGCTCGGTGGGCACGGCCCTCACCGACCTCCGCCCCGGGGGCGTGGGGCGGTTTGGCGCCAAGCGCGTGGACGTGGTGGCCCACCGCGGCTTCATCCCCAAGGGCACCGCCATCCGGGTGGTGGAGGTGCGGGGACCCACGGTGCTGGTGGAACCTTTGGAGGAATAGTATGGAAGGACTCGGCGTGCTCTTTCTGGCCTTTTTGGTCCTCGTCTTCGTCTTCCTCTTCTTCAGCTTCATCCCGGTAGGCCTCTGGATCTCCGCCTGGGCGGCGGGGGTCCGGGTCCCCCTCTTGACCCTGGTGGCCATGCGCCTAAGGCGCGTGCCCCCGGCCAAGATCATCTACCCCCTTATCAAGGCCACCAAGGCGGGGCTGGACGTGCGGCTGGACCGCCTCGAGGCCCACTACCTGGCGGGAGGCAACGTGGACCGGGTGGTGGACGCCCTCATCGCCGCCGACAAGGCGGGCATCAAGCTCACCTTTGATCGGGCGGCGGCCATAGACCTGGCGGGGCGGGACGTCCTGGAGGCGGTCCGGGTTTCCGTGAACCCTAAGGTGATCCAGACCCCCATGGTGGCCGCCGTGGCCAAGGACGGGATCCAGCTTCTGGCCACCGCCCGGGTCACGGTGCGGGCCAACATTGACCGCCTGGTGGGCGGGGCCGGGGAGGAAACCATCATCGCCCGGGTGGGGGAAGGCATCGTGACCACCATCGGCAGCGCCAACTCCCACAAGGAGGTCCTGGAAAACCCCGACCGCATCTCCAAGACCGTCCTGGAAAAGGGCCTGGACGCCGGCACCGCCTTTGAGATCCTCTCCGTGGACATCGCCGACGTGGACGTGGGCAAGAACATCGGGGCGCAGCTTCAGATTGACCAGGCGGAGGCGGACAAGAAGATCGCCCAGGCCAAGGCAGAGGAGCGCCGGGCCATGGCCGTGGCGGCGGAGCAGGAGAACCGGGCCCTGGTGGAGGCCATGCGGGCCAAGCTGGTGGAGGCCCAGGCCCAGGTGCCCCTAGCCCTGGCGGAAGCCTTGCGCCAAGGGAACCTAGGGGTCATGGACTACTACCGCCTCAAGAACATTGAGGCGGACACGGACATGCGGGAATCCATCAGCCGCGCCGCCAAACCCGAGGGTGAGGAATGAGCCTGGACGACCTTTTGGGCCTCCTCTTTCTCCTCTTCTTCATCGTCCTCCCCGCCCTGCAGGGGTTGCGGAGAAGCCCCCAGGCCCCGCCGGTCTTCCCCGAGGACCTGCCCCTGCCCGAGCCCCCTAGGCCCAAGGCCAGGCCCAAACCCAGGCCGAAGCCCAAGCCCGCCCTGCCCCCAAGCCCCCCACCCTCCCGGGAAGGGGAAAGCCTGGAAAGGACCATAACACCGGGACGGGAGCGCTTGGAGGTTCGCTTCCGGGAGGATATAGCGGAGGAAGTGCGGGAAAAGCCCGCCAAGAAACGCCTTCTCGCCACGGACCGGGAAAGCTTGCTCAAAGGGGTGATATGGCACGAAATCCTGAAGAAGCCCAAAGGCTTGTGATCCCCCTAAAACCCGAGGAAACCCTGGCCTTCCTGGGCCATGCGGACAAGAACCTAAAGAAGCTTAGGGCCCTTTTCCGCGAGGCCTTCGGGGAGCGGCTTCGGCTTGTGGTGCGCGGGGAGCAGGTGGAGCTTTCCGGCGACCCCGAGGCGGTGGCGGTGGCCGAGCGGTCCATTAGGGACCTCCTCGCCCTCCTTAGGCAAGGGGCCGAGCTGGACGAGCCCACCCTGGAGCAGGCGGTGGCCCTGGCGCAAGGGGGGGAGGGGCTTTACCAGGCCACCACCCCGGAAACGGAGCTCGGCCTTCCCGGGCGGCTTCGCCCCAAGACCCCGGGCCAGAAGCGGTACGTGGAAGCCATCGCCCAGCACGACATCACCTTCGGCATCGGCCCCGCCGGCACGGGGAAGACCTACTTGGCCGTGGCCATGGCGGTAAGCCACCTCCGCGCCCGCAAGGTGAAGCGCATCGTCCTCACCCGGCCGGCGGTGGAGGCGGGGGAGAAGCTGGGCTTTTTGCCCGGGGACATCCAAGCCAAGGTGGACCCCTACCTCCGGCCCCTTTACGACGCCCTCTTTGACATGATTGACGCCGAGCGCTTTGAACAGTACCTGCAGTCGGGCATCATTGAGGTGGCCCCCCTGGCCTTCATGCGGGGACGGACCTTAAACGACGCCTTCATCATCCTGGACGAGGCGCAAAACACCACCCCCGAGCAGATGAAGATGTTCCTCACCCGCATGGGCTTCTCCTCCAAGATGGTCATCACGGGGGACGTGACCCAGATTGACCTGCCCAAGCACCAGAAGTCGGGCCTCATTGAGGCCACCCGCATCCTCAAGGGGATTGAGGGCATCGCCTTTATCTACTTCAAAGAGTCCGACGTGGTGCGCCACCCCCTGGTGGCCCGCATCATCAAGGCCTACGAGGAAGCCGAGCGTGGTGGCGATCGTAGCCAATAAGCGCCCTCCCAAAGGCCTTAGGCCCCGGCTTCGCCGGGCGCTGGCGGCCCTCATGACCGAGCTCGGCGTGGGGGACAAGGGGGTGACGGTGATCCTCAGCGGGGACCGCCGCCTTAGGGCCCTGAAGCGGGCCTGGTGGGGGGAGGACGAGGCCACGGACGTCCTCTCCTTCCCCCACTACGAGCCCGGGGACCCCTTTGTCCCCCCCCACCTGGGGGACATCTGGATCAGCCTGGACACCGCCAGGCGCCAGGCGGAAGCCCGGGGCGCTTCCCTGGAGGAGGAGGTCTTGGTCTTGGCGGCCCACGGGCTATGGCACCTTTTGGGCCACGACCACCAGAAGGAGGAGGATTGGGAAGGGTTCCGCCGCGTCCAAGAGAGGATCCTCGCCCTCTAAAGGGGGTGGTGCGCTCCTTCGGCTACGCCTGGGAGGGCGTGGTCTACGCCTGGCGGGTGCAGCGGAACTTTCGCATAGAGGTCCTTTTGGGCCTTCTGGCGGTGGGCCTCTCCCTTTGGCTTGGGGTGAACCTGGTGCCCGTCCTCCTCCTCACCGCCCTCATCCTCTCCTTGGAGCTGGTGAACACCGCTCTCGAGGCCCTCACCGACCTGGCAAGCCCCGTCTACCACCCCCTGGCCAAGCGGGCGAAGGACACGGCGGCGGCGGCGGTCCTCCTGGCGAGCCTCTTTGCCTTCCTCGCGGGGCTATGGCTTTTCCTACCCCCCCTTCTCGCCCGCCTTGGGCTAAGCTAAGGCCATGGACCACGAAGAGCGGGAGATGATCCTGGAGCTCTTTCCAGGAACCTCCCCTGAACTCCTCCCCTTGGGGGAGATCCTCTACTACCGGGATGCGGAAGGCCGGGTGGTGATCCTGGAGAAGGGCCCCCCGGAGCTCCGGCTGGAACTGGAACCCCTCCCCGGCACCGCCCATGGCCCCCAGGTGTGCGAAGCCTGCCGCCGCCACCTCTCGGGAAGCGCCCTCGGCTTTTTCCGCCACCCGGTGGGGGGCAAGGACACCCACCTCCGCTACCTGGTCCTTTGCCTGGACACCGCCTCCTGCGCCAGCCACGCCGAGCCGGAACGTTTGAGGGAAATCCTCCTTCGGGGTATACTCACCTGAGAAGGGGGCCCTTGGGCCAAGGAGGTCGGCTTTGGCCGGCCTCCATGACTTACGAGGTGAGCTATGGCGCGCGAGGTAAAGCTAACCAAAGCCGGCTACGAGCGGCTCATGCAGCAGCTAGAGCAGGAGCGGGAGCGCCTCCAGGAGGCCACCAAGATCCTGCAGGAGCTCATGGAATCCTCCGACGATTACGATGACTCCGGCTTGGAAGCGGCCAAGCAGGAAAAGGCCCGCATTGAAGCCCGCATTGACTCCTTGGAGGACATCCTCTCCCGGGCGGTCATCCTCGAGGAGGCCACCACCGAGGTCATCGGGCTGGGCTCGGTGGTGGAGCTGGAAGACCCCGTGACCGGGGAACGCTTGGAGGTACAGGTGGTCTCCCCCGCCGAGGCCAGCGTCCTGGAAACCCCCATGAAGATCTCCGACGCCTCCCCCATGGGCAAGGCCCTCCTGGGCCACCGGGTGGGGGACGTGCTGACGCTGGAAACCCCCAAGGGCAAGAAGGAGTTCCGCGTGGTGGCGGTACACGCATGAACGAGCAGACGCGCCAGCGCCTTCTCAACCTGGAAGCCCTGGTGGAGGCGGGCTTTGCCCCTTACCCCTACCGCTACCCCAAGACCGATCGCGCCCAGGACCTCCTAAAGGCCAAAGCCGGGGCTCCCCCGGAAACCGAGTGGCCGGAGGAGGTCTCCCTGGCGGGGCGCATCGTGGCCGTAAGGCGGATGGGCAAGGTTACCTTTGCCCACCTACTGGACGAAAGCGGAAAGATCCAGCTCTACTTCCAAAGAGACCTCACCCCCCAGTACGAGCTCCTCAAGAAGCTGGACGTGGGGGACATCCTGGGGGTCCGGGGCACCCTCTTCACCACCAAAACCGGGGAGGTCACGGTTAAGGTCCTCTCCTGGACTCCCTTGGTGAAATGCCTCCATCCCTTGCCGGACAAGTGGCACGGCATCCGGGACAAGGAGGTCCGCTACCGCCAGCGCTACCTGGACCTCATCGTCAACCCCGAGGTGCGGGAGGTCTTCCGGCGGCGCACGGCCATGGTGCGCTACATCCGCCGCTTCTTTGAGGACAAGGGCTTCCTGGAGGTGGAAACCCCCATCCTCCAACCCACCACGGGCGGCGCCGAGGCGAGGCCCTTCAAGACCTACCACAACGCCCTAGACCACGAGTTCTACCTGCGCATCTCCTTGGAGCTCTACCTCAAAAGGCTCCTGGTGGGCGGCTTTGAAAAGGTCTTTGAAATCGGGCGCAACTTCCGCAACGAGGGCATTGACCACAACCACAACCCCGAGTTCACCATGCTGGAGGCCTACTGGGCCTACGCCGATTACCAGGACATGGCCAGCCTGGTGGAGGAGCTCCTTTCGGGCCTCGTCCTCCACCTTTTCGGAAGCTACCAGGTGCCCTACCAGGGCCGCATCCTGGACTTCACCCCGCCCTTTAAGCGCATCTCCTTCGTGGAAAGCCTGAAGGAAAAGGCGGGCCTTCCCTTTGACCCCCTGGACCTGGATCGGCTTCGCCTCTGGGCCGACGCCCACCACCCCGAGCTTGCCCAGGTGCCGAGCTACAAGCTTTTGGACAAACTCTTCGGCATCTACGTGGAGCCCCACCTGCAGGACCCCACCTTCGTCCTTGACTTCCCCCTGGCCATTAGCCCCTTGGCCAAGCGCCACCGGGAAAAGCCCGGGCTCACCGAGCGGTGGGACCTTTACGCCGCCGGCATGGAGCTCGCCCCCGCCTATTCCGAGCTCAACGACCCCCTGGACCAAAGGGAGCGCTTCTTGGAACAGGCGAGAAGGCGGAAGGAAGGGGACGAGGAAGCCCCCGAGCCCGACGAGGACTTCCTCTTGGCCCTGGAGTACGGCATGCCCCCGGCGGCGGGGCTTGGCCTCGGCCTGGACCGCCTGGCCATGATCCTCACCGACCAGCCCTCCTTAAGGGACGTGCTCCTCTTCCCCCTCCTCAAGCCCAAACGGGAGCTGGCGGAAGAAGAGGTCTAAGGTGGCGGAACGGGCCGCCTGGGCGAGCCTTGCGGTGGCCCTCCTGGTCCTGGGCCTCAAGGCCCTGGCCTACTTCCTCACGGGCTCTGTGGCCCTCCTTTCCGATGCCCTGGAGTCCACGGTGAACGTGGCCGCCGCCCTGGCCGCCCTCCTGGCCATCCGCCTGGCGCAGAAACCCCCGGACGAAACCCACCCCTTCGGCCACACCAAGGCGGAGTACTTCTCCGCCGTGCTGGAGGGGGTCTTGGTGGTAGGGGCGGCGCTTCTCATCGCCAAGGAGGCGCTTCCCCGCCTCCTTCGGCCTATACCCCTGGAGGGCCTCGGCCTAGGGCTTGGCGTGAGCCTCCTGGCCGCAGGCTTGAACGCCCTTCTCGCCTACTTCCTCCTTCGGGAAGGGCGCCGCCACCGATCCCCCGCCCTCACCGCCGACGGGTACCATGTGCTTTCCGATGTCCTCACCTCCTTGGGGGTTCTGGTGGGGGTGGGGCTCGCTTGGCCCACGGGGTTTTGGGTTCTGGACCCCCTCTTGGCCCTCCTGGTGGCGGGGAACATCC encodes:
- the aroE gene encoding shikimate dehydrogenase, encoding MLRFAVLGHPVAHSLSPAMHRYALESLGLKGSYEAWDTPLEALPERLLAVRRGFRGVNLTIPLKEAALALVDWVSPEAKAIGAVNTVLHVEGKLLGFNTDAPGFLAALEAGGIPLEGPALVLGAGGAGRAVAWALRKAGLEVWVWNRTPGRAEALAAEFGLKAVPLSWARRARLLVNATRVGLEDPEATPLPQEFFPEEGAAVDLVYRPLWTRFLKEAKARGLRVQTGLPMLAWQGALAFRIWTGLLPDPRGMEEAALRALGEPCA
- a CDS encoding NfeD family protein; translated protein: MRAVKRLLALALLFSLAWGKTYLIPIQGEIDPALAVFVEEALSRAEREGASGVAFLIDTPGGRVDAAIRMADRILQTPLPTLAVVQNAFSAGALIALACRQVAMLPGSEIGAALPVVAPPLGQPQAADQKVISALKGKFRAVAEARGRPVELAEAMVDPAVEVPGLSAKGEPLTLSADKAVELKVADFKAASLPEALRQAGFSPETERLEPGPRVRVARFLTSSTVAGLLLALGLLLLLIELFTPGFGVMGALGLAFLALYFAGGWLAGLSGAFELLLFFLGVALLLAEAFLFPGFGLAGALGVGSILASVYFTFGENALLVLAIAVIALGLGLLVVFRYLPRTRPARALVLESAIAEHATEEVVEVGSVGTALTDLRPGGVGRFGAKRVDVVAHRGFIPKGTAIRVVEVRGPTVLVEPLEE
- the floA gene encoding flotillin-like protein FloA (flotillin-like protein involved in membrane lipid rafts); this encodes MEGLGVLFLAFLVLVFVFLFFSFIPVGLWISAWAAGVRVPLLTLVAMRLRRVPPAKIIYPLIKATKAGLDVRLDRLEAHYLAGGNVDRVVDALIAADKAGIKLTFDRAAAIDLAGRDVLEAVRVSVNPKVIQTPMVAAVAKDGIQLLATARVTVRANIDRLVGGAGEETIIARVGEGIVTTIGSANSHKEVLENPDRISKTVLEKGLDAGTAFEILSVDIADVDVGKNIGAQLQIDQAEADKKIAQAKAEERRAMAVAAEQENRALVEAMRAKLVEAQAQVPLALAEALRQGNLGVMDYYRLKNIEADTDMRESISRAAKPEGEE
- a CDS encoding PhoH family protein, whose protein sequence is MARNPEEAQRLVIPLKPEETLAFLGHADKNLKKLRALFREAFGERLRLVVRGEQVELSGDPEAVAVAERSIRDLLALLRQGAELDEPTLEQAVALAQGGEGLYQATTPETELGLPGRLRPKTPGQKRYVEAIAQHDITFGIGPAGTGKTYLAVAMAVSHLRARKVKRIVLTRPAVEAGEKLGFLPGDIQAKVDPYLRPLYDALFDMIDAERFEQYLQSGIIEVAPLAFMRGRTLNDAFIILDEAQNTTPEQMKMFLTRMGFSSKMVITGDVTQIDLPKHQKSGLIEATRILKGIEGIAFIYFKESDVVRHPLVARIIKAYEEAERGGDRSQ
- the ybeY gene encoding rRNA maturation RNase YbeY — its product is MVAIVANKRPPKGLRPRLRRALAALMTELGVGDKGVTVILSGDRRLRALKRAWWGEDEATDVLSFPHYEPGDPFVPPHLGDIWISLDTARRQAEARGASLEEEVLVLAAHGLWHLLGHDHQKEEDWEGFRRVQERILAL
- a CDS encoding diacylglycerol kinase — protein: MGRVPPRPREDPRPLKGVVRSFGYAWEGVVYAWRVQRNFRIEVLLGLLAVGLSLWLGVNLVPVLLLTALILSLELVNTALEALTDLASPVYHPLAKRAKDTAAAAVLLASLFAFLAGLWLFLPPLLARLGLS
- a CDS encoding GreA/GreB family elongation factor, translated to MAREVKLTKAGYERLMQQLEQERERLQEATKILQELMESSDDYDDSGLEAAKQEKARIEARIDSLEDILSRAVILEEATTEVIGLGSVVELEDPVTGERLEVQVVSPAEASVLETPMKISDASPMGKALLGHRVGDVLTLETPKGKKEFRVVAVHA
- the lysS gene encoding lysine--tRNA ligase, which codes for MNEQTRQRLLNLEALVEAGFAPYPYRYPKTDRAQDLLKAKAGAPPETEWPEEVSLAGRIVAVRRMGKVTFAHLLDESGKIQLYFQRDLTPQYELLKKLDVGDILGVRGTLFTTKTGEVTVKVLSWTPLVKCLHPLPDKWHGIRDKEVRYRQRYLDLIVNPEVREVFRRRTAMVRYIRRFFEDKGFLEVETPILQPTTGGAEARPFKTYHNALDHEFYLRISLELYLKRLLVGGFEKVFEIGRNFRNEGIDHNHNPEFTMLEAYWAYADYQDMASLVEELLSGLVLHLFGSYQVPYQGRILDFTPPFKRISFVESLKEKAGLPFDPLDLDRLRLWADAHHPELAQVPSYKLLDKLFGIYVEPHLQDPTFVLDFPLAISPLAKRHREKPGLTERWDLYAAGMELAPAYSELNDPLDQRERFLEQARRRKEGDEEAPEPDEDFLLALEYGMPPAAGLGLGLDRLAMILTDQPSLRDVLLFPLLKPKRELAEEEV
- a CDS encoding cation diffusion facilitator family transporter, which translates into the protein MAERAAWASLAVALLVLGLKALAYFLTGSVALLSDALESTVNVAAALAALLAIRLAQKPPDETHPFGHTKAEYFSAVLEGVLVVGAALLIAKEALPRLLRPIPLEGLGLGLGVSLLAAGLNALLAYFLLREGRRHRSPALTADGYHVLSDVLTSLGVLVGVGLAWPTGFWVLDPLLALLVAGNILLMGFRLVRQSVGGLMDEGLSPEEVERIQGVIQAHLRGRALEVHDLKTRRAGPKSFLEFHLVVPGRMSVEEAHRLCDELERALEAEMPGLVVTIHVEPESERQA